ACCTGCGCGACGCGCGCGTACGGGTCCGTCTGCTGTATCCGGGGGCCGTGGCGGCGCGGGCCACGGTCTCGCGGCTCGCCGCCGCCCAGGGCGCGGTCGCGGGGATCAACGGCGACTTCTTCCACATCAGCGAAACCCAGCATCCGGGAGTCGCGGTGACCGGCTCCGCCGACGGACCGGCGATCGCGAACGGGCACACGCTCAAGGCCGCCGTGCCGGACGGGCAGCGCTTCGGTCCCGCCCTGCCACGCGGTGCGACCACGAAGGACGTCCTCGGGGTGGGCACCGACCGCACGGCCCGCCTCGACCGACTGACCTTGAGCGGTTCCGTGACCACGGCCCAGGGCCGGCTGCCGCTCGGCGGGTTCAACCAGTACGCGCTGCCGCAGGGGTCGATCGGGGCGTACACCTCGGACTGGGGCGGCGTCTCTCGGGCGCGGGCCACCTGCGGCACCGACACCCTTCGGAGCGCGCCGTGCAGCGCGGACACGTACGAGGTGACGATCAGAGGGGGCCGGGTCGTCGCCACGGCGGACCGGCCGGGCAGCGGCCCCATCGCCGCCGGGACCACGGTCCTGGTGGGCCGCGAGGCGGGGGCGCGTCAGTTGCGCAAGCTGTTCAAGGGGCAACCGGTGCAGGTGCGCCACCGCTTGGTGGCGGCCTCGTCCCGGGTCTCGTACCTCTTCGCCCTCGGCGGCTTTCCCGTGCTGCGGCACGGCACTCCACTGTCCGGCCTCGACGACACGACGTCGACCCTGCGCACCGCGGTGGGCATCGGGGACGGCGGCCACCGCCTGTTGCTCCTCGCTCTCGACGGCGCGCCCGGCTACCGCGGCGGCCTCACGCTCGCCGAAGTCGCCGCGGTCCTGAGCAAACTGGGCGCCACGGACGGCTTCAACCTCGACGGCGGCGGCTCCACGACGCTGGTGGCCCGGGCGCCGGGCGCGAGCGCGGCGACCGTGCGCAACCACCCGAGCGGGGGTGCCGAACGCCCGGTCGCGAACGGAATCGGGGTCTTCTCCGTCTCCTGAGGGGCAGTCTCCTGAGGGGCAGTCTCCTGAGGGGCAGTCTCCTGAGGGTCAAGGACGCAGGCTGCCGACGATCTGCGCGGTCGCGACCAGCCCCTGGTGGATGGTCGGGGCCATACTCGAACTGGCCAGGAAGAAGCCCAGCAGCATACAGACGATCGCGTGCGAGATCTTCATCGCGCCGTTGCGCAGGAAGATCACCACAATGATCAGGAGCAGCAGCACCACAGAGATGGAAATAGCCATCGTCAACCTCCTCCGCCACGCCCACATCGCGGCTTTCGGCCGCAAGTGTGGCGTAGCGGAGGGTTGGTGCGGGCGGCTGACGTGTCCTCCGAACGGGTGGTTCTACGACTGTCGGCGGGCGTCGAGGAAAGCCTCCAGGCCCGCGAGGTCGTCCGTGTTGAAGTAGTCGACGCCCGCGTCGAACAGTTCGCCCCACAGGGCGTCCCGGGCCGGGCCCGCGGTGTCGGGCGTGGCCCAGAAGCGCACCGTCTGCCCGCTCGTGTGCGCCCGGGCGATGATGTCGCGCAGCTTCTGCCGCTCGGCGTCGGGGAACGGGCCCGCCCCGAGCCAGCTGAAGTTGAGCGTCCAGTTGTCGCTGATCAACGGGATGAAGGTGGCGGGCGCGGAGCTGCCGAGGTCGGCGAGACGGCCGTCGTAGAAGGCGCGCCGCACGGACTGCGCCTCCATCGGCGTACGCGCCGCGCGGTCACCGGAGATGACCGCGGTGACCGGACCCGGGTACACGCGTCCGTGCGCGTAGGTCGTGAACAGGTGCCGGTAGCGGCGGAGATGGCGATCGAGTTCGAGATAGGTCGACGAGCCCTCGGTCTTGATGTCGATGAGGAGCTGCAAGGGTCTGCGCCAACCCCGGTACACTGCGCCATGGTTGGCCTTGACCAGCGCGGCGAGCGGGTCGAGGTAGAGGGATTCCAGGGTGCGGTTCGGGTCGAGTTCGACGGGGTCGTGGGCGACCAGGAGCTGGTCGCCGACCAGGTAGATGTCGGCCTCGACGCTGCCGAAGCGGTGGTCGAGGGCGTCGAACAAGGGGCGCGGGTGCTCGTAGTCGTTGTGGGCGTGGGCGCGCCACAGCGGACGCGGGCCGTGATGGCCGCCGCCCGCCCATGCCTGGGTGGCGGGCAGCGCGACCGTGCCCGCGAGGGCGGCGCCGAAGGTGGTGAGGGCTCTGCGACGGGTGGTGAGGGCCATGCTCTGCCTCCCTGGTACGGCCGTATGGGACCGAAGGGAGTATGCGTTCGATCGGGGACCAAGTGGCCCGCTCAGGCGGGGAGTTGGCCGGACCGCCGCCCTCTGTTCACTTCACCGGAGCAATGCGCGCAGAAGCCCGCCCCAGGTGGGGCGGGCTTCTTCAGGGGTGTTCCGGGTGTACGTCAGGGAGCCCGGAGGTCCACCAGTTCGGCCAGGGCCTCGCGATGGGCGCCCGCCGTTCCGTAGGCGATGGAGTCCGCCTTGGCCCGCTTGAGGTACAGGTGGATCGGGTGTTCCCAGGTCATGCCGATGCCGGCGTGGAGCTGCAGCGCCTCCTCGGCGGCGTGCACGGCGACGGGGGCCGCGTAGGCCTGGGCGACGGCGACCGCCACGTCGACGTCCTCGGCGGTCGCGAGCGCGTCGGCCGCGTTGCGGGCGGCGGCCCGGAGGTTGACGACCTCCAGCCACAGCTGGGCGAGCCGGTGCTTGAGCGCCTGGAAGCCGCCCACGGGCCGGTTGAACTGCTTGCGTTCCTTGAGGTACCGGACCGTCTCGGTCAACGCCCAGTCAGCGGCACCGAGTTGTTCGGAGGCGAGCAGTCCGGCTCCGGCGCGCAGGGCCCGTCGTACGGCGGGTTCGGCGGCGCCGAGGCGGCGGCCGGGGGCACCGTCGAGGGTGACGGTCGCGAGGGGACGAGTCAGGTCCAGCGAAACCTGCGGAGCGACGGTCACCGCGTCCGCGTCCACCGCGTACAGCCCGCCGTCGTCCGCGGGCACCAGCAGCACATCCGCGGCGACCGCGTCCGCGATCCCGGTCAACTCGCCGTGAAGACGGCCGTCTTCGAGTCGTGCGGTCTTGAGGGCGGCCCCCGGGGCGACATGCAGCCCGACGGCGAGCACACCGATCGTGCGCCCGGCGGCGAGCCGGGTGAGCAACTCGTCGTCCTCACAGGCCAGCAGGGCCTCCGTCGCCACCACGGCGCTGGTCAGATACGGCACGGGAGCGAC
The Streptomyces sp. CGMCC 4.7035 DNA segment above includes these coding regions:
- a CDS encoding phosphodiester glycosidase family protein — encoded protein: MAWSALAGATLVGAAPATGVQRTRTIAPGIQYSQYEISVAKRVARAHVLSLDLRDARVRVRLLYPGAVAARATVSRLAAAQGAVAGINGDFFHISETQHPGVAVTGSADGPAIANGHTLKAAVPDGQRFGPALPRGATTKDVLGVGTDRTARLDRLTLSGSVTTAQGRLPLGGFNQYALPQGSIGAYTSDWGGVSRARATCGTDTLRSAPCSADTYEVTIRGGRVVATADRPGSGPIAAGTTVLVGREAGARQLRKLFKGQPVQVRHRLVAASSRVSYLFALGGFPVLRHGTPLSGLDDTTSTLRTAVGIGDGGHRLLLLALDGAPGYRGGLTLAEVAAVLSKLGATDGFNLDGGGSTTLVARAPGASAATVRNHPSGGAERPVANGIGVFSVS
- a CDS encoding acyl-CoA dehydrogenase family protein, which translates into the protein MTDLLYSEEEEALRAAVRDLLTDHCHAAGVIARTESDAPHDLALWKALTDGMGLAGLLVPEDRGGQGATHREAAVVLEELGRAVAPVPYLTSAVVATEALLACEDDELLTRLAAGRTIGVLAVGLHVAPGAALKTARLEDGRLHGELTGIADAVAADVLLVPADDGGLYAVDADAVTVAPQVSLDLTRPLATVTLDGAPGRRLGAAEPAVRRALRAGAGLLASEQLGAADWALTETVRYLKERKQFNRPVGGFQALKHRLAQLWLEVVNLRAAARNAADALATAEDVDVAVAVAQAYAAPVAVHAAEEALQLHAGIGMTWEHPIHLYLKRAKADSIAYGTAGAHREALAELVDLRAP
- a CDS encoding phosphatidylinositol-specific phospholipase C/glycerophosphodiester phosphodiesterase family protein, translating into MALTTRRRALTTFGAALAGTVALPATQAWAGGGHHGPRPLWRAHAHNDYEHPRPLFDALDHRFGSVEADIYLVGDQLLVAHDPVELDPNRTLESLYLDPLAALVKANHGAVYRGWRRPLQLLIDIKTEGSSTYLELDRHLRRYRHLFTTYAHGRVYPGPVTAVISGDRAARTPMEAQSVRRAFYDGRLADLGSSAPATFIPLISDNWTLNFSWLGAGPFPDAERQKLRDIIARAHTSGQTVRFWATPDTAGPARDALWGELFDAGVDYFNTDDLAGLEAFLDARRQS